One Miscanthus floridulus cultivar M001 chromosome 11, ASM1932011v1, whole genome shotgun sequence DNA window includes the following coding sequences:
- the LOC136493337 gene encoding uncharacterized protein At4g22758-like, whose protein sequence is MPPLAQPHGDKSSSSSGRHQRQGTWAPAAQQRSASFHGRGTEQQRHLQRQQKQRPKTLPDLLAGVRGASFRSSGYPSPPPDDGDVGDTGRTPSKVLVSVAVQQSMWPLHVMASAEWTVADLVAAAVALYVKEGRRPLLPSADPAAFGLHYSQFSLESLNPKEKIIELGSRSFFLCPRSSAAGQDASSSSGTANGVIRAGSGKTPAWLSYMPFWPTM, encoded by the exons ATGCCTCCTCTGGCGCAGCCGCACGGCGACAAGAGCAGCAGCTCCAGCGGCAGGCATCAGCGGCAGGGGACGTGGGCCCCGGCGGCTCAGCAGCGGTCGGCGTCGTTCCACGGGCGCGGGACGGAGCAGCAGCGGCACCTGCAGCGGCAGCAGAAGCAGAGGCCCAAGACGCTGCCTGACCTGCTCGCCGGCGTCAGGGGAGCGAGCTTCCGTTCCTCCGGGTACCCGTCCCCGCCCCCGGACGACGGTGACGTTGGTGACACGGGGAGGACGCCGAGCAAGGTTCTGGTGAGCGTGGCGGTGCAGCAGAGCATGTGGCCGCTGCACGTCATGGCGTCCGCCGAGTGGACCGTGGCGGACCTGGTGGCGGCCGCCGTGGCGCTCTACGTCAAGGAAGGCCGCCGACCGCTGCTGCCGTCGGCCGACCCGGCCGCCTTCGGCCTCCACTACTCCCAGTTCAGCTTGGAGA GTCTGAACCCAAAGGAGAAGATTATAGAACTGGGTTCCAGGAGCTTCTTCCTGTGCCCAAGATCTTCTGCTGCCGGTCAGGATGCTTCATCGTCCTCCGGCACAGCAAACGGGGTCATCAGGGCGGGGTCAGGGAAAACACCGGCCTGGCTGAGCTACATGCCGTTCTGGCCGACGATGTAA